From Cellulomonas oligotrophica, a single genomic window includes:
- a CDS encoding UvrD-helicase domain-containing protein, whose protein sequence is MSTAAAGPPTEEFDLFGALPTGTTVLEASAGTGKTFTIAALTTRYVAEGVAELPRLLLVTFGRAATGELRDRVRARLVGTERALRDPSARTHPDALVRHLAAVDDAELARRRARLTVALSQVDAATITTTHGFCQQVLRGLGTAAGGGTVEPGAALVPDVAALEHEVVDDLYLAAYVHHDAPVLALDDARAVARAAVSDHAADLEPVDAPPGSPADHRRRLAAAARARMVARRRAAGVVDYDDLLVLLRDALADPETGPLAAERVRAGFDVVMVDEFQDTDEVQWQILRTAFAGHRTLVLIGDPKQAIYAFRGADVHTYLAARAGARTATLPDSWRADAPLLDGLAHLLGGTALGDPRIVVHPVRAARPGRRVRGGPPVTLRRVDRRAVGATSAAPRVGPVRALVHRDVAAQVVHALEHDQVAAGDGWRPLRPGDVAVLARRNADALATRDALVAAGVPAVVSGLSSVFATPAARDWLVLLHALARPDDRRRTAAAALTPFVGWDAHDLTADDPAAHERLAGRVQRWSHVLTTQGVAALLEATVAGGLHARLLARVDGERAVTDVRHVGEVLHGEARERGLGPAALTEWLRARIEEAGADYATERSRRLETDAAAVQVVTVHAAKGLEFPVVMVPFAWDRFVPRTPQVLRLHAPSGARVLHVGGPGSPGYDEARERHHAEEAGEDLRLAYVALTRASSRVVVWWAPSTVSTSGAVGRLVLGGRGPDGSPPATVPVPRDDQAAAAFDALAARSGGTVVHEAVTAAPGPVRWSAPVPGVPELEVARLGRSVDVTWRRTSYSGLTADAHAVAGGPTGAAAGVGDEPEETGVVDEQDRAPADRPGGAGSPDAAAALRAVGSPWSDLPGGTAFGTVVHDVLQHVDTGADDLPGEVLDRCVRAWRPGGPEPRALAAALVPTLRTPCGPLLGGRALADVATADRLAELDVELPLAGGDVGTGRRAARLADVADLLRTHLTPADPFAGYADRLAALDPAGRAPTLLRGYLTGSVDAVLRVPAAAGRQRYVVVDYKTNRLAAPDEPVTAWHYRPDALVRAMVDAHYPLQLLLYTVALHRFLRWRLPGYDPDVHLGGGVYLFVRGMVGPRTPVVDGAPCGVLSWRPPTALVTDLSALLGGRAA, encoded by the coding sequence GTGAGCACCGCGGCTGCGGGGCCGCCCACCGAGGAGTTCGACCTGTTCGGCGCCCTGCCGACGGGCACGACCGTGCTGGAGGCCAGCGCGGGCACGGGCAAGACGTTCACGATCGCCGCGCTGACGACCCGGTACGTCGCCGAGGGTGTGGCCGAGCTGCCCCGGCTGCTGCTCGTGACGTTCGGCCGCGCGGCCACCGGGGAGCTGCGCGACCGCGTGCGCGCCCGGCTGGTCGGCACCGAGCGCGCCCTGCGCGACCCGTCGGCCCGCACGCACCCCGACGCGCTCGTGCGGCACCTCGCCGCCGTCGACGACGCCGAGCTGGCCCGCCGGCGGGCGCGCCTGACGGTGGCGCTGAGCCAGGTCGACGCCGCCACGATCACGACGACGCACGGCTTCTGCCAGCAGGTGCTGCGGGGTCTGGGCACGGCGGCGGGCGGCGGCACGGTCGAGCCCGGCGCCGCGCTGGTGCCGGACGTCGCCGCGCTGGAGCACGAGGTCGTCGACGACCTGTACCTCGCGGCGTACGTGCACCACGACGCCCCCGTCCTGGCCCTCGACGACGCCCGGGCCGTGGCGCGGGCCGCGGTCAGCGACCACGCGGCGGACCTCGAGCCCGTCGACGCCCCGCCCGGCAGCCCTGCCGACCACCGCCGCCGCCTCGCCGCCGCGGCCCGGGCGCGGATGGTCGCGCGGCGCCGGGCGGCGGGGGTCGTCGACTACGACGACCTGCTGGTGCTGCTGCGCGACGCCCTCGCGGACCCCGAGACCGGGCCGCTGGCCGCGGAGCGGGTGCGGGCCGGGTTCGACGTCGTCATGGTCGACGAGTTCCAGGACACCGACGAGGTGCAGTGGCAGATCCTGCGCACGGCCTTCGCCGGGCACCGCACCCTCGTGCTGATCGGCGACCCCAAGCAGGCGATCTACGCGTTCCGCGGCGCGGACGTGCACACCTACCTGGCGGCGCGCGCCGGTGCCCGGACGGCGACGCTGCCCGACAGCTGGCGGGCGGACGCGCCGCTGCTGGACGGGCTCGCGCACCTGCTCGGCGGCACCGCGCTCGGCGACCCGCGGATCGTCGTGCACCCCGTGCGCGCGGCCCGCCCCGGCCGGCGCGTGCGCGGCGGGCCGCCGGTGACGCTGCGCCGCGTCGACCGGCGGGCGGTCGGCGCCACCAGCGCCGCACCACGCGTCGGCCCGGTCCGGGCGCTGGTGCACCGCGACGTGGCCGCGCAGGTGGTGCACGCGCTCGAGCACGACCAGGTGGCCGCGGGCGACGGGTGGCGGCCGCTGCGTCCGGGCGACGTCGCCGTCCTCGCCCGCCGCAACGCCGACGCCCTGGCCACGCGGGACGCCCTCGTGGCCGCGGGGGTGCCCGCGGTGGTCTCCGGGCTGTCGAGCGTGTTCGCGACCCCCGCGGCCCGGGACTGGCTGGTGCTGCTGCACGCCCTGGCCCGCCCCGACGACCGCCGACGCACCGCCGCGGCCGCGCTGACCCCGTTCGTCGGGTGGGACGCCCACGACCTGACGGCCGACGACCCGGCCGCGCACGAGCGCCTGGCCGGGCGCGTGCAGCGGTGGTCGCACGTGCTGACCACGCAGGGGGTCGCGGCCCTCCTGGAGGCGACCGTGGCGGGCGGCCTGCACGCCCGGCTGCTCGCCCGGGTCGACGGCGAGCGGGCCGTCACGGACGTCCGGCACGTCGGGGAGGTGCTGCACGGCGAGGCCCGCGAGCGCGGCCTGGGTCCGGCGGCGCTGACGGAGTGGCTGCGGGCGCGCATCGAGGAGGCCGGGGCGGACTACGCGACGGAGCGCAGCCGCCGGCTGGAGACCGATGCGGCGGCGGTGCAGGTGGTGACGGTGCACGCGGCCAAGGGCCTGGAGTTCCCGGTGGTGATGGTGCCGTTCGCGTGGGACCGGTTCGTGCCGCGGACGCCGCAGGTGCTGCGGCTGCACGCGCCGTCGGGTGCGCGGGTGCTGCACGTGGGCGGGCCGGGCAGCCCGGGCTACGACGAGGCGCGCGAGCGCCACCACGCGGAGGAGGCCGGTGAGGACCTGCGACTGGCGTACGTGGCGCTGACGCGGGCGAGCAGCCGGGTGGTGGTGTGGTGGGCGCCGAGCACGGTGTCGACGTCGGGGGCGGTGGGCCGGCTGGTGCTGGGCGGGCGCGGCCCGGACGGCAGCCCGCCGGCGACGGTGCCGGTGCCGCGGGACGACCAGGCCGCTGCGGCGTTCGACGCGCTCGCGGCGCGCAGCGGCGGGACGGTCGTGCACGAGGCGGTGACGGCGGCACCGGGCCCGGTGCGGTGGTCGGCGCCGGTGCCGGGGGTCCCGGAGCTGGAGGTCGCGCGGCTGGGGCGGTCGGTGGACGTGACGTGGCGGCGCACGTCGTACTCGGGGTTGACGGCCGACGCGCACGCGGTGGCGGGCGGGCCGACGGGTGCGGCGGCCGGCGTGGGTGACGAGCCCGAGGAGACGGGGGTCGTCGACGAGCAGGACCGGGCGCCGGCGGACCGGCCGGGCGGGGCGGGCAGCCCGGACGCTGCGGCGGCGCTGCGGGCCGTCGGGTCGCCGTGGAGCGACCTCCCGGGCGGGACGGCGTTCGGCACGGTGGTGCACGACGTCCTGCAGCACGTCGACACGGGTGCGGACGACCTGCCGGGCGAGGTGCTGGACCGGTGCGTGCGTGCGTGGCGCCCCGGGGGGCCGGAGCCGCGGGCGCTGGCGGCGGCGCTGGTGCCGACGCTGCGCACGCCGTGCGGCCCGCTGCTGGGTGGGCGGGCGCTGGCCGACGTCGCCACGGCGGACCGGCTGGCCGAGCTGGACGTGGAGCTGCCGCTGGCGGGCGGGGACGTCGGCACCGGACGCCGCGCCGCCCGGCTCGCGGACGTCGCGGACCTGCTGCGCACGCACCTGACGCCGGCCGACCCGTTCGCGGGCTACGCGGACCGCCTGGCGGCGCTGGACCCGGCGGGCCGGGCGCCGACGCTGCTGCGCGGGTACCTGACGGGCAGCGTCGACGCGGTGCTGCGAGTGCCCGCCGCGGCGGGGCGGCAGCGGTACGTGGTGGTGGACTACAAGACGAACCGGCTCGCGGCCCCGGACGAGCCGGTGACCGCGTGGCACTACCGTCCCGACGCGCTGGTGCGGGCGATGGTCGACGCGCACTACCCGTTGCAGCTGCTGCTGTACACGGTGGCGCTGCACCGGTTCCTGCGGTGGCGGCTGCCCGGCTACGACCCGGACGTGCACCTGGGCGGCGGGGTGTACCTGTTCGTGCGCGGCATGGTCGGCCCGCGGACGCCCGTCGTGGACGGCGCACCGTGCGGGGTGCTCTCGTGGCGGCCGCCGACGGCGCTCGTCACGGACCTGTCGGCACTGCTGGGCGGGCGGGCGGCATGA
- the recC gene encoding exodeoxyribonuclease V subunit gamma yields the protein MTTTGLVVHTSPRTDVLVDHLARLLAQPPDDPFAPEVVAVPTRGVERWLVQRLAHHLGTGADGEGGVCARLVLDPPGRLVRDVVAAAGGTDPEEDPWDPDRLTWHVLRAVDDAVASGQAWAEPLRRHLGGDEVRAARRGAFARRTARLLAAYGTQRPALVVAWAHGRDEDGAGSPVPDDLVWQPPLWRLVRERVGVPSPAERLAAAVAAVRERRDAVDLPGRLHVLGATRLPQAHLDVLDALAAHREVHLWLPHPSPELWDAAATGATRDAPRRRTVPAVAAHPVLASSARDAAELGARLVGRGAHVVHHPAPAPPPTVLGAVQGALRDDRRTPAGGRFAAVPEDRSVQVHACHGRARQVEVLREVLLGLLADDPTLEPRDVLVLCPDVEAFAPLVVATFGAVDDDDVPTHPGRSLRVRLADRSPARTNPLLRVLADLLALAGSRVGASAVVDLAGLAAVRHRFGLDDDDLARLRAWALDAGVRWGEDVGRRARYGLAGLAQGTWRTGTDRLLLGVAMAEEDHRFVGAALPLDDVASTDVDLVGRVAELLDRLTALLGDLDGVHPAAHWHATLERALTLLALAPDDEPWAPVEAARVLARLRDGGAGHEDVPLRLPDVVALLAPHLEGRPTRAGFRTGALTVCSLEPMRAVPHRVVCVLGADDGAFPRATSPDGDDLLARDPLVGERDRRTEDRQLFLDAVTSAVDHLVVVHSGADERTGAVQAPAVPVGELLDAVDECVALPGGRPARSALVVRHPLQTVDARGFVPGALGRPGPFSFAEADLAAARAARGPRTGRTPLLDAPLPPPPAGGTLDLDTLVRVLVHPVRAFVGDRLGVRVPGEVDDLDDRLPLVLDARVARAVGERLLTARLDGVDPDRALAAERRRGQVPPGRLGTAALLDVATRVDAVAEAVGRLCTSPRRTVPVDVRLADGRLLTGTVPDVHDALLVRGAYARLSARQRLRTWVALLAAVASAGGAAGGALRGAATVGRGPGTRPTAATAWLAAPDPATAHEVLGRLVAVHDRALTEPLPLPVAAAATYAARRHGHDDPAGALVDAQHAFEDRHEHEDEHHVLAWGPHARLLDVAGTPGDVERTRWPDEPTLLGALAREVWEPLLVHARGGPP from the coding sequence TCGCCGTGCCGACCCGGGGCGTCGAACGGTGGCTCGTGCAGCGCCTCGCGCACCACCTGGGCACGGGCGCGGACGGCGAGGGCGGCGTGTGCGCGCGTCTCGTGCTGGACCCGCCGGGGCGGCTGGTCCGGGACGTGGTGGCCGCTGCGGGCGGGACCGACCCCGAGGAGGACCCCTGGGACCCGGACCGCCTGACGTGGCACGTGCTGCGCGCGGTGGACGACGCGGTCGCGTCCGGGCAGGCGTGGGCGGAGCCGCTGCGCCGGCACCTGGGCGGCGACGAGGTGCGGGCCGCCCGGCGCGGCGCGTTCGCCCGGCGCACGGCCCGCCTGCTCGCGGCGTACGGCACGCAGCGCCCGGCGCTCGTCGTCGCGTGGGCGCACGGCCGCGACGAGGACGGTGCGGGTTCCCCCGTGCCCGACGACCTGGTGTGGCAGCCGCCGCTGTGGCGGCTGGTGCGCGAGCGCGTCGGCGTGCCGAGCCCGGCGGAGCGGCTCGCGGCGGCGGTGGCCGCGGTCCGGGAGCGGCGCGACGCGGTCGACCTGCCGGGCCGGCTGCACGTGCTGGGCGCGACCCGCCTGCCGCAGGCGCACCTGGACGTGCTGGACGCGCTGGCCGCGCACCGCGAGGTCCACCTGTGGCTCCCCCACCCCTCGCCCGAGCTGTGGGACGCGGCGGCCACGGGCGCGACCCGCGACGCACCCCGGCGCCGCACGGTGCCGGCCGTGGCGGCGCACCCCGTGCTGGCGTCGTCGGCCCGCGACGCGGCCGAGCTGGGCGCCCGGCTGGTCGGCCGCGGCGCGCACGTCGTGCACCACCCGGCCCCGGCCCCGCCGCCGACCGTGCTGGGTGCCGTGCAGGGCGCGCTGCGCGACGACCGCCGCACCCCCGCGGGCGGGCGGTTTGCGGCGGTGCCGGAGGACCGCAGCGTGCAGGTGCACGCCTGCCACGGGCGCGCCCGCCAGGTCGAGGTGCTGCGCGAGGTGCTGCTCGGGCTGCTCGCCGACGACCCGACGCTGGAGCCGCGCGACGTGCTGGTGCTCTGCCCGGACGTCGAGGCGTTCGCGCCGCTGGTGGTCGCGACGTTCGGCGCGGTCGACGACGACGACGTCCCGACGCACCCCGGGCGCTCGCTGCGGGTGCGGCTGGCCGACCGCTCCCCCGCCCGGACCAACCCGCTGCTGCGGGTGCTGGCGGACCTGCTCGCGCTCGCCGGGTCCCGGGTCGGGGCGTCGGCCGTGGTGGACCTCGCCGGGCTGGCGGCCGTGCGGCACCGGTTCGGGCTCGACGACGACGACCTCGCCCGGCTGCGCGCCTGGGCCCTGGACGCGGGTGTGCGCTGGGGCGAGGACGTCGGGCGCCGCGCCCGCTACGGCCTCGCCGGGCTGGCGCAGGGCACGTGGCGGACGGGCACCGACCGGCTGCTCCTGGGCGTCGCGATGGCCGAGGAGGACCACCGGTTCGTCGGCGCCGCGCTCCCGCTGGACGACGTGGCGAGCACCGACGTCGACCTCGTCGGGCGGGTGGCCGAGCTGCTCGACCGCCTGACCGCCCTGCTGGGCGACCTGGACGGCGTGCACCCGGCCGCGCACTGGCACGCGACCCTGGAGCGGGCGCTGACGCTGCTGGCGCTGGCCCCGGACGACGAGCCCTGGGCTCCGGTCGAGGCGGCCAGGGTGCTCGCCCGGCTGCGGGACGGGGGCGCCGGGCACGAGGACGTGCCGCTGCGCCTGCCCGACGTGGTGGCGCTGCTGGCGCCGCACCTGGAGGGTCGCCCGACCCGGGCCGGGTTCCGCACCGGGGCGCTGACGGTGTGCTCGCTGGAGCCCATGCGCGCGGTCCCGCACCGCGTGGTCTGCGTGCTCGGCGCCGACGACGGCGCGTTCCCGCGGGCGACCTCGCCCGACGGCGACGACCTGCTGGCCCGCGACCCGCTGGTCGGCGAGCGGGACCGCCGCACGGAGGACCGCCAGCTCTTCCTCGACGCGGTGACCAGCGCGGTCGACCACCTCGTGGTCGTGCACAGCGGCGCCGACGAGCGCACGGGCGCGGTGCAGGCACCGGCGGTCCCGGTGGGCGAGCTGCTGGACGCCGTCGACGAGTGCGTCGCGCTCCCCGGCGGGCGCCCGGCCCGGTCGGCGCTGGTGGTGCGGCACCCGTTGCAGACCGTGGACGCGCGCGGCTTCGTGCCCGGTGCGCTCGGACGGCCGGGACCGTTCAGCTTCGCGGAGGCGGACCTGGCGGCGGCCCGCGCGGCCCGGGGGCCCCGCACCGGCCGCACGCCGTTGCTCGACGCGCCGCTGCCCCCGCCGCCGGCGGGCGGCACGCTCGACCTCGACACGCTGGTGCGGGTCCTCGTGCACCCGGTGCGGGCGTTCGTCGGCGACCGGCTGGGCGTGCGTGTGCCCGGGGAGGTCGACGACCTCGACGACCGGCTGCCGCTGGTGCTCGACGCGCGCGTGGCACGGGCCGTCGGCGAGCGGCTGCTGACCGCCCGCCTCGACGGCGTGGACCCCGACCGGGCGCTGGCGGCCGAGCGCCGCCGGGGCCAGGTGCCGCCCGGGCGCCTCGGCACGGCCGCGCTGCTGGACGTCGCGACCCGCGTGGACGCGGTGGCCGAGGCGGTCGGGCGGCTGTGCACGTCGCCGCGACGCACGGTGCCCGTCGACGTCCGGCTCGCCGACGGCCGCCTGCTCACGGGCACCGTGCCGGACGTGCACGACGCGCTGCTGGTGCGGGGCGCGTACGCGCGGCTGTCCGCGCGGCAGCGGCTCCGCACGTGGGTCGCGCTGCTGGCGGCGGTCGCGTCCGCGGGCGGGGCGGCGGGCGGCGCCCTGCGCGGCGCCGCGACCGTGGGCCGCGGACCGGGGACGCGCCCCACCGCCGCGACGGCGTGGCTCGCGGCCCCCGACCCCGCGACGGCGCACGAGGTGCTGGGGCGGCTGGTCGCGGTGCACGACCGGGCCCTGACCGAGCCGCTGCCCCTGCCGGTCGCGGCCGCCGCGACGTACGCGGCCCGCCGGCACGGCCACGACGACCCCGCCGGGGCGCTCGTCGACGCCCAGCACGCGTTCGAGGACCGGCACGAGCACGAGGACGAGCACCACGTGCTGGCCTGGGGCCCGCACGCCCGGCTCCTGGACGTCGCAGGCACCCCGGGCGACGTCGAGCGGACCCGGTGGCCCGACGAGCCGACGCTGCTGGGGGCGCTCGCCCGCGAGGTGTGGGAGCCGCTGCTCGTGCACGCCCGGGGAGGCCCGCCGTGA